TGGTCCTCAGGTCTCTACTGGAACAGACATGGGGTCACTGCTCTCTCCAGGGATGCCACACCTCTGTCTCCCACAGGCCAGAGAACAGCTAAAGAGCCCTCCTCTGTCCACAGCAGCTTTTGGGTATGTGTTCCACGGAACCAAGGATGGGAGAGGCCCCACCCTGGTGGAGATCCCCGTGTCCCCACCTCTGAGGCCCTGGGGTTTGCAGTCCTGGGAGTGAGTCAGGGCTGCAGGACACTGGTCTGGGTCTCATCCAGGATGAGTGGGGACCGGAGCTCCCGGCCTTGCAGGTACGGCTCCAGACCCTGGAGACAAGGAAGTCATGATGTCCGCTATTCAGCTCTCAGTCCTTAAGGGGGTTACAAGTTCACCTTGAGCCAGTGTGGGGTAGGGTGAGAAAGGCTTCCAGGAGCAAGGACTGGACGCCATTTCTAGCCCCAACCCCTGATGAACCCTTTGGGCAAGCTCACACCAGATCTTCTCAAGAGGGTTGGGGCCAGCTTTCGTCACTCAGCAAGGCGTCCATAAATCTTCCTGGCTGGAACCCCAAACTCTGACCCCACCTGATACTCCCCTGCTCCTCCAAGATTATGACAGCATTTTAACTCaccacccaccccatccctggaAGATCCTCTGTATCTTAAGAAACTATTTgccggggggcgcctgggtggctcagtgggttgaagcctctgccttcggctcaggtcatgatcccagggtcctgggattgagccccgcatcaggctctgtgctcagcagggagcatgcttccccccccaccccgcactctctgtctgcctgcctacttgtgatctctgtctgtcaaataaataaacaaaatcttaaaaaaaaaaaagaaagaaagaaagaaagaaactattttccggagctcctggctggctcagtcgttaagcaactgccttcggctcaggttatgatcccagggtcctgagactgagccctgggtcAAGCTCCCtactcggcgggaagcctgcttctccctctcccactccccctgcttgtcttccctttcttgccgtctctctgtggaataaataaacgctttaaaaggtggggggggcacctgggtggctcagtgggtaaagcctctgccttcggctcaggtcatgatctcagggtcctggatcaagccccacatcgggctctttgctccgcaggaaatctgcttcccccaatctctctgcctgcctctcttgtgcctacttgtgatctctccctttgtcaaataaataaatcttaaaaataaataaataaataacaactatTTTCTTATCAGTAAACTGAGTCAGAGCTCTTTCTGCCCTAGCACCCACTTCTCTCCAGTGCCCCCCTCCGGATCACACATGGCCCACCCCGGAAAGCCCATGTGGGCCGGTAGGCTCTCACCTCTCCGGAATAGGACACCAAGGGCGAGATCTCACAGATGGCGGGAGGCTCTCTGCTGCCGGGCGGGCTGTGGGAGTCCATGGGTCAGCACCTGTTCCTGGGCGCATGTCCTGGGGCTGTCCTTGCCTGACCCTGCTCCCAAAGCTCTTTTCTCAGCTAAACCCCCTTTTTCTGCATACTCCGAGCCCTCAGCAGACTGCCTCTGCCCAAGCGACAGGCTCTTACTTAGTTGGGAAAACAGCCCACAGCACCTGGGCTTCCAGATGGAGGAGGCGGCTTCAGACAACCAAGGACACAGAACCCTACTGTCCTGTGCTTTGCCGGCCCTGAAGTGTGACTTGCCTTGCCAGCTTCCACATGTCCCGCCTCGGTCTTGGTCAGGAAGGGTGGCAGCCGCCCACCCgtccccaggccctgggctgaCCTCAAGGGGCTGGGCCCCAGGCTGCAGGCAGTCTCTGTATGGCCGGACACGGCCCCTGGCCACCGCACTCAGCGTGGTTCAAGCTCGAGCCCCAGCCACGGCAGAACCAGCCGCGGCAGAACCAGCaaggctctggggctgggggctggaccCTGACACCCTTGTCCTTAGGGGAGCGTGCTGAGACCCACACTCACCTAGGCAGTTCCGGGAGCTGGGCCCCGCCAGCATCCAGGAAGCGGGCCCCTGCCCGCAGGGCCCAGCGGTAATGCTGCATGAGCAGGGCACGCCGGGCGGTGGCGGGGTTGTCCCTGGCAGCTGAGGCTGCGTTCTTCAGCGGAGAGAACTCCTCCTCCCGGGACACCTCAAAGGCCACAAAGCTCCTGTGCGGGAAAGAACTAGTGACTTGGTCCTAGTTCTAGGTCCAGAGGCCTTGGTCCTGGGCAGGTGCAAGCTGCACCGGGTTCCGATGACTAAGTGGGGGTCACCTCCATGGGGAGGCCCCACCGGGACCGCATATGTCTGTGCTCCTCATTTCCCTGGGGCTGCATGAAGGCCTTCCATCCCCTCCAGCCAAACCCCCAGATCCTCGGACCCCAGGGTGAGGGCCAAACCCCCGAAGTCCCCACCCAGCTGGCCCGGAAACAGCTTCCTCACTGCAGGCCAGGAGCAGCCAGAGGGCTCCGGAGGGGCGCAGGTGTCTCCCGGCCCTGAAGACCGCGGCCATCCCAGACGCCGCCAGGCTCACGCCATAGGGGCTGTTTCCTCTGGCCTTCTCCCTGGGCCTGCTTTGGCCCCTATTCCCCACTGCAAAGGGGCACTCCCACTGCGTCCCCCGCCCAGCCCAACAAGGCCTCAGAACCCACCACcgatacagaaagagaaaaaaagaaaaaaacgaatGACTTCTGCCACTAACTTAGCAAACTGGAACACATCAAACACAAACTTCTCCATCTTTATCCCGTTCGGTTTTATCGGCTTTACCGGATTTCCCTCCTCATCCACGTATGGGACCTTCTTCACAGCCACGTGTGGCTTCAGCAAGGGCTCAAACTCGCTGGGGGCACAGGAGGTCAACAGAAGGAAAGACAGTTCAGATGGGATGTCCCGGGAAGCCCCATCCCCACCTCTCCACACACCCGGCCACCCAAGACAGCTGGCAGGAGCACTGGGGGCTGAGCCCGGCCTCTGGGAGGGCGGGGGTATCCCTtccacccgcccccaccccccactccccccaaccccgccccaccAAGTCCGAGAGGGATGGACAGGCCCCACTGGCCACATCCCTGCCCAGATGACATGGCAGGGGGCGAGCCACAGGGTAAGAGCTGGTGCCGGAAAGCAACGGCCTCCGCACGGAAGAGCAGGCCAACGCGGCCCAGGGCCTTACAGCACCCGCTGGGGCTCTGGGGCCCCGGTCAGTGCGGGCGACACGCCACTCTGGCCAGCACCGGCGGCCACCTGCGGAGCACACCTGCTGACCATCCGGAGGAAGTCTCGCGTGAAGAAGTGGTTGCAGATGTTGCCCAGGCGGTAGAGCAGACTCCCGTCGGGCCCGCGCAGCTGCGCAGTCTCGGGGCTGATCTCGCTGTACTCCACCACCTGAGGGACCCCGTCCACCTGGCACACCACACCCACCGGCTCCTCTGGGTACGCCTTTTCCACCACCTGCGGCCAGGCCAGGGCTGGGAAGGCTGGTTGCGGCGGGGCCAAGCAGGCcggggacgggggcggggcgggcttgagggggcggggccaggccgGCGGGGCGGGCTCACCTTCGCCCCGCAGTCTGCGCCCCGAAGCACGCAGAAGCCGATGAAGACGGGGTCAGCCAGCCGCACGAGGATGTTGTCCACACAGTACACGTGCACGAACTCCACTCCCCGACGCTCCATGTCCTCGAGAATCTGGTGGTCTGACAGGGCACAGTACAGCCCCCCGTTGCcatctgcagagggagagagggaccatTTTCGAGGGATCCCCCTGGGCTTCAGCCTTATCTAGTCCAGGGCATGCTGGAAGCAGGGGAGGCCCCTTGGGGCTGGACCTTGTACCCGAGGCAGCTCTCCGTCACTCTCCAAGTAGCACTCTGGTTGTTTCATGTGACAGATAggaaccaaggcccagagaggagaggcCACTCACCCAGGACCCCACAGCCGTCAGGCATAACATTCTGGCCTCTGCCACAGTCCTCCCGACCTCTAATTCGCTCCTTGTTCTAGGCCAGGCGGTCCTTCCTGGGCTCAGGGGTGTGGCATACCTGGGGCCATGGCAACTTTGTCTTTCTGCTCCAGGATGGCCTTGCCGTCGAAGGTCACTGCCGGCAGCATGTGCTGCTCAAACATGATCACGTTGCTGGGATCCAGGTGGAAGAAGTCATGCTCCCTGAAGAACTTGGCCGTGGGCCCCAGTGTGAACTCACTGGTCATGATGTACCTTCGAGGAGAGGCGGGGCTGAGCTGGCCACTGGAAGGGCCCAGGGCCGCTGGGATACGGGGCTCCGACAGCGGCTGGCCTGGGGTCCGGGCCGGGGTTGGGATTCAAGTCTGGATGCTGCGGGGGCAGGGGATTGTTCTGGGGACCAGGTACCGCAGAGAAGGCGCACCAGGGGACGATGCAGCGGGTCCCGTGGCGCTGGCCAGCCAGCTGCTCCACCCGCCGAATCCGTTCCGCCTGCAGCTGATACAGGGTCTTCCCGCTCGGCAGCCCCACCTCGTACATGCCTTTGGGGTAGGTCACGCCCAGGCGGGTGCCCTGCCCCCCGGCCAGCAGCAGCACGGCCACCTTGTTCAGGGAGATCTGGCGGAAACCTGGAGGGGCGGGGTGCCTACCATGAGGGGACACCTGGGAACCGCCACATAAGCCCCCCGTTCACCTCGGAGCAAGCCACACATGTGTCTAGGACTTGAAGACTTCTGACAGCCACAGAAGAGAAATTCCCAGGTAACATTCTGATCCCCTGTGGGCCAGGTGGGGCCCCACCTTGTCCTGGACCCACCAGGGGTCTTGATGATGTGCTTCAGGGTTCATTCCCAGCCTAGGTCCCTCAGAGGCAACACCAGGTCAAGCTGGTCAGAGCAGTGCAGCGGGGGCCTGGGCAGGCTTCCCTCCAGGAGCGCCAGCCTCACCTGTcaggccaggaggccaggagtGCACCTGGGCCAGCGCTGATGCGAAAGGGAGCCTGAGCACCTGCGCGAGGATTCCCTGCGGCCAATTCGCCTGTGGGCTGGGCGGCTGGCCAGACAGGTGCGCCTGCACGAAGCACTCTCCCGAGGGCCAGTCCTCCGGGGGCGGCAGCACCCTGGCCGCGTTTGGAGCCCCACAGCCCCGTCGCCAGCCGAGAGTGAAAGGGGGCTCCACCAAGGAGTAAGGCGCGCTCGACTCCTCCAAGCACAACCTCTCCGGTCAGCCCCGCTCTGGGCCAGGCCCCCTCCGTCGGCCAGGCCCGCCCCGCTTACCTTCCTCCTCCCAGAGTCGCCGCATCTCCGGGTCGCACCGGCTCGCGCTGCCCACGCTCTCGGGGGGCAGGGGCCGCAGGCGCGCGGCCAGGTCGGGCGGCGGCCCCGGGGGGTGCGCGCAGGCCGCAGCGGCGCGCCGGCAGTGCTCGCGCAGCGCCTCCGGCTCCAGCGCCCCCAGCTCGGCCAGGAGCGCGGCGCGGGGCCCCGGCGGCAGCTCGGCGCAGAAGCGCAGCAGGTGTTCCTGGCCCGCGCGCTGCAGCCGGGCGCGCACCTCCCGCTCCGAGGCCATGTCGCCGCCACCGGCCGCGCGGGCACTCGTGACCCGCGCGCTCCTACGGGCGTCACGGGACCCAGCGGGCGGTGACGACCCCGGAGGGGCGGGACCGGGCCGCCCCGCCTCGACCCCGCCCCCGAGCCCCCCGAGCGCCCCGCCCCTTCCAGAGCGCCCCGCCCCTCTCCGGCTGTGACCCCGCCCCTGTCCGGGATCTCGCCCGCCGCACCCTTAGGAGGGGCCGCGAGGCAGGGCGCTAGGGACGCCTGAGGCGTAGGGCCCGGGGAAGCCCCCTCCCGGGTCCCGCGAGCTCCCCGGCCCGGGCGCGTGAGGGCTGACTTCGGCTCCACTGCACCCCGCTCTGAACCCACAGCCCTGCCGTCCGGGCACCTGAGGGCGAGGCTGGGGTCTGTCCCCGCACGTGGCCGTGTTGGACCGCGACTGCTGGCGGCTGGGCCGAGCCAGACCATCGGTAGAGTCGGGAGTCTAGAGGCCACCAAGGACCCCCAAGAAGGCCGCCCTGCCGCCTTGGGGGCTCCCCCCTCATTGCCGGGTACCCGGAACGGCTCAGGAGCGGCCCTTCGCCCCGCCATATTATGTTAACTATCAGACTTTAAATATcttgctatttatttaaaaatgtattgatcAATTGATATAGACATCTTACTGTTTATGAATGCCCTTGGGAAAAATGGTGAGTAGCTTTGGCCATTTGGGGATAAagctttcttctaaaaaattagtttttttaagtCTAAAAGCAATACATGTACAGAGTTAAAACAAATTCAAATGGCACTTTGGGACCCAAAATGAAAAGTAACATCTCTCTTAGGCCTGCCGCAGCTAAGCCCTGTTCAGGCAACTGTGTCTCCCCGCACGTGGGTTCTACACAAAGGGACTCCCACAAACCCCCTTCCTGGGTTAGGAAGTAGAGCTTCCCACAGCCCCGGGTGTGGGGGGGGGCCCACTCCAAGTCCTGGTGGACCCGAAAGAAGTTACCTTCCAAGGATAACCTTGGGCCTGCCTCGGCCTTCGCActtgctgctcctcctgcctgggCTACTCTTTCCCAGAAAGTGACTTCCCGGCCCACTTCTCCAGGTCTCTGCTCATGTGTTGCCTCCTTGGGGAGACCCTCCCAGGTCACGTTGGCTCAGTCAGCATCCTCCCATtcgtctctgttccttcctgcttttcttctctctcttttttttaagattttatttatttatttgacagagagagatcacaaatagacagagaggcaggcagagagagagagagggggaagcaggctccctgctgagcagagagcccgatgcggggctcgatcccaggaccctgagatcatgacctgagctaaggcagcggcttaacccactgagccacccagatgccccgccTTCCTGCTTTTCTGTGTTCTCCACTGCCCAAGTGCCCCAAGGAAGGGAAACTCCGACAGCTGGAGGTAATTTGGCTCACTGCTCTGCCCCTTCACCTTAGATcaatgcccagcacacagtatgtgctcagtaaatgtttgtggaatgaatgaacgaGTGTTGGATCCCACACCTAGCTCAGTGCCTGCGCTACATCAAACGTTCAGGGAGCGcttgctgaatgaacaaatggtCTGCTTCAATAGTTTGGGTAGCCGAAGGGCACATGTTAGAGGTGGAGGTGCGCGTGGGGCGTAGGGAGCCCAGCAGCAGAGTGGGGGCAGAGTCCAGAGGGCTCTCAGCCCCTCATATGTGCCCTTGAAGGCAGTTATCACATGATCTCAAAGCTCATCCTCAGAATAGCCCCCAAATCTCGCTTCAAGATGCGGTGTGGGGCTGAGATCAGAAGGGTTCGGACAGTTGAGGCTGGGCAGCCGGAGGCACCTGAAGGGCCAGAGAAGGAGAGCTGGCCCACCTGGACAGATGGCAGGGGCCGCCAGTGAGGGACAGGTGAGTAACAAGCTCCTGGACAGCCTGGCAAAGGTGGGCTTGTGACCCAGGAGTCACCTCCCTTGTGCCCTCATCCAGAGGGTTCAGGCGAGCCAGGGTCCAGAGGCCAGCACAGGCCCCCAGTTGTGCCTGCAGCATGGGGACCAGAGAACCTGGAACAGGCACAGGGACTGTGTAAGGGGACAGAGGGCTCCACTGTCCACCTCCACGGAGCTCGAGGCTGGCACAGTAAGAACGTAACTACAGCTGGGACTGGCACCTCAAAAACCACAAGGGCCCCACTTGGTCTGGGGGTCTGGGAAGACCCTGGGGGTGACAGTGACACTGAAAGGTGCGGAGCTAGGAAAGTGTTGGGTCAGGCTGGAAAGTGGGGTAGAAGGAGGAAGTGGTCAGAATGCAGGATGGGAAGTACACGAGGACCATGCCTCAGTCCCACCCCCACAGCTGGCACTGACTCCAGTGTCTTCGTACCTTCCAGCAGTGCCTCGCCAGGGAAGCCCATCAAGAAACCCACAGACCCAGGGCCTCCTGTCCCATGGTTCCTGACGCTCGGAGAAGACCTTCTTTTTTCAGCACGGTGGGCTCAGGCTCACAGGGGCCTGGCCTGGGTGTTGCTGCCCCACTGTCCCACTGTCTGTAGCAGCAAGGCTTGCTGCTGCTGACCACTGGCCTCCACACCCCCAAGAACCCCCACAGAGCTGTCTCCAGGCCTCCCCATCCCACCTAAGGGTGGGGCATTTCCACTGTGACTTCCAGGATGAGGCTTCCCATGTGTGGGCTACCCACCAAGCCTCCAGTGTGGGCCAGACCGATTCTAGGCTGTGGGGTGGCCCTGTCCTACTTCCAGAAAGCACAGGGAGGCACACATGGGGAGAGAAGCACCATCACGAGAAGAAGGCAGCCTCATGCTGTGAAGATCAGGACACATCACTTTCAAGGTGTGGGTCAGGTGCCCGAGTGGAGCGTCAAAGGATGCAGAGTGATCAGCCcggagcagagagggaaagggtgtTCCCGGTGGGAGAGC
The DNA window shown above is from Mustela erminea isolate mMusErm1 chromosome 12, mMusErm1.Pri, whole genome shotgun sequence and carries:
- the UAP1L1 gene encoding UDP-N-acetylhexosamine pyrophosphorylase-like protein 1 isoform X2 — protein: MASEREVRARLQRAGQEHLLRFCAELPPGPRAALLAELGALEPEALREHCRRAAAACAHPPGPPPDLAARLRPLPPESVGSASRCDPEMRRLWEEEGFRQISLNKVAVLLLAGGQGTRLGVTYPKGMYEVGLPSGKTLYQLQAERIRRVEQLAGQRHGTRCIVPWYIMTSEFTLGPTAKFFREHDFFHLDPSNVIMFEQHMLPAVTFDGKAILEQKDKVAMAPDGNGGLYCALSDHQILEDMERRGVEFVHVYCVDNILVRLADPVFIGFCVLRGADCGAKVVEKAYPEEPVGVVCQVDGVPQVVEYSEISPETAQLRGPDGSLLYRLGNICNHFFTRDFLRMVSSEFEPLLKPHVAVKKVPYVDEEGNPVKPIKPNGIKMEKFVFDVFQFAKSFVAFEVSREEEFSPLKNAASAARDNPATARRALLMQHYRWALRAGARFLDAGGAQLPELPRNRC
- the UAP1L1 gene encoding UDP-N-acetylhexosamine pyrophosphorylase-like protein 1 isoform X1 encodes the protein MASEREVRARLQRAGQEHLLRFCAELPPGPRAALLAELGALEPEALREHCRRAAAACAHPPGPPPDLAARLRPLPPESVGSASRCDPEMRRLWEEEGFRQISLNKVAVLLLAGGQGTRLGVTYPKGMYEVGLPSGKTLYQLQAERIRRVEQLAGQRHGTRCIVPWYIMTSEFTLGPTAKFFREHDFFHLDPSNVIMFEQHMLPAVTFDGKAILEQKDKVAMAPDGNGGLYCALSDHQILEDMERRGVEFVHVYCVDNILVRLADPVFIGFCVLRGADCGAKVVEKAYPEEPVGVVCQVDGVPQVVEYSEISPETAQLRGPDGSLLYRLGNICNHFFTRDFLRMVSSEFEPLLKPHVAVKKVPYVDEEGNPVKPIKPNGIKMEKFVFDVFQFAKSFVAFEVSREEEFSPLKNAASAARDNPATARRALLMQHYRWALRAGARFLDAGGAQLPELPSPPGSREPPAICEISPLVSYSGEGLEPYLQGRELRSPLILDETQTSVLQP